From the Myxococcales bacterium genome, one window contains:
- a CDS encoding DUF2397 family protein has product MVTAERAPFYLTILYALLLDRRAHELEPLHEDVLARVVGPAGRHGAYDPVGFAHDVEQLIAWGAIDRITEAHKLRSYKDNRRERFRYRLTDDAVALLEWLEARLVARLHARVGDSRDRLTDLLGQVRELGRVLDRGRGDDGDDGGDGDDELARRAMHLVELIGDTIDQVGAELVGLRAEMLGFAARPYDLDGLRAILAWLERYLRVYVARVEELRAELAARLTELAAPRYRVALAGCLQAVARDRDLTPRGLGATAIADPSERLAAHTAFFVAGGPLARMTALVDSAARDVLAKMQRHVRELERRSTRLADLRHALAAVAAGPARDPRRAVWFEQLVASAQVRVDLRPATAAHRLAPPPPRGAPRAMGADAPAPLARKQRSLEAVRELAARRQALLRAWLARALAGHARVALADLAGSALAAAGGAARWIEVARAAHLGGGRGLRAAGARLRLVDGEVTIVDGPARLDAPAAWLEEEEGP; this is encoded by the coding sequence GTGGTCACCGCCGAGCGCGCGCCGTTCTACCTGACGATCCTCTACGCGTTGCTGCTCGACCGGCGCGCCCACGAGCTCGAGCCGCTGCACGAGGACGTGCTGGCGCGGGTCGTGGGTCCGGCCGGGCGCCACGGCGCGTACGACCCGGTCGGGTTCGCGCACGACGTCGAGCAGCTGATCGCGTGGGGCGCGATCGACCGCATCACCGAGGCCCACAAGCTCCGCAGCTACAAGGACAACCGGCGCGAGCGGTTCCGCTACCGGCTGACCGACGACGCGGTCGCGCTGCTCGAGTGGCTCGAGGCCCGGCTGGTGGCCCGGCTGCACGCGCGGGTCGGCGACTCGCGCGATCGCCTGACCGACCTCCTCGGGCAGGTGCGCGAGCTGGGCCGGGTGCTCGACCGCGGGCGCGGCGACGACGGCGACGACGGCGGCGACGGCGACGACGAGCTGGCGCGCCGGGCCATGCACCTGGTCGAGCTCATCGGCGACACGATCGATCAGGTCGGCGCCGAGCTGGTCGGCCTGCGCGCCGAGATGCTGGGGTTCGCGGCGCGGCCCTACGACCTCGACGGGCTGCGCGCGATCCTCGCCTGGCTCGAGCGCTACCTGCGGGTGTACGTCGCGCGGGTCGAGGAGCTGCGGGCGGAGCTGGCGGCGCGCCTGACCGAGCTGGCGGCGCCGCGCTACCGCGTCGCGCTGGCGGGGTGCCTGCAGGCGGTCGCGCGCGATCGCGACCTGACGCCGCGCGGGCTCGGGGCGACCGCGATCGCGGACCCGAGCGAGCGCCTGGCCGCCCACACCGCGTTCTTCGTCGCCGGCGGGCCGCTCGCGCGGATGACCGCGCTGGTCGACAGCGCGGCGCGCGACGTGCTCGCCAAGATGCAGCGCCACGTGCGCGAGCTCGAGCGGCGCAGCACCCGGCTGGCCGATCTTCGGCACGCGCTCGCCGCGGTCGCGGCCGGGCCCGCGCGCGACCCGCGACGCGCGGTGTGGTTCGAGCAGCTGGTGGCGTCGGCGCAGGTGCGCGTCGACCTGCGGCCGGCGACCGCGGCCCACCGGCTGGCCCCGCCGCCGCCGCGGGGCGCGCCGCGGGCGATGGGTGCCGACGCGCCCGCGCCGCTGGCGCGCAAGCAGCGGTCGCTCGAGGCGGTGCGCGAGCTGGCGGCGCGGCGGCAGGCCCTGCTGCGGGCCTGGCTGGCGCGGGCGCTGGCCGGCCACGCGCGGGTGGCGCTGGCCGACCTCGCCGGCAGCGCGCTCGCCGCCGCGGGCGGCGCGGCCCGGTGGATCGAGGTCGCGCGGGCGGCGCACCTCGGCGGGGGCCGCGGGCTGCGCGCGGCCGGGGCGCGGCTGCGCCTGGTCGACGGCGAGGTGACGATCGTAGACGGACCGGCGCGGCTGGACGCGCCGGCGGCGTGGCTCGAGGAGGAGGAGGGACCGTGA
- a CDS encoding DUF2399 domain-containing protein yields MSGAGVDQSTLGDLRAAVADAPAARRALAAVLDRAEATGRMPQRITVAVDAPGLVALRSIFSPRAVAALPDGRARLELARVPAHDLAALLYAALDRAPRDPADERRRLDAELQAGLARVPAAAPTATAYLAAVTDDLAGLHTLARDRGPAHALHQIAQVTRALDALATVTEPLRVASFAARALGDSKALGPGTELARAVGDALLRFDPVVQAEVAARQPRSALAAAALALEARGLVRDLTSVLVHVFGPLTYAVGELTFRHVADHAVLGVPTPLSLAQLRTARLVDAPFAQITIFENQAPFLDYLDRADPRRELVVCARGQATWAVVTLVRLCAATGAPIRAACDLDRSGVLILRSLAARAHAPIAPWHMDAATHARFAATAGRPLDPDERDRLARLVAADPPDAPCHDLLRAIHATGLWIEQEAIAHHLWNPPPPHDDFNSNSG; encoded by the coding sequence GTGAGCGGGGCGGGCGTCGACCAGAGCACCCTCGGCGACCTGCGCGCCGCGGTCGCCGACGCGCCGGCCGCGCGCCGCGCCCTCGCGGCGGTCCTCGACCGCGCCGAGGCGACCGGCCGCATGCCCCAGCGGATCACCGTGGCCGTCGACGCGCCCGGCCTGGTCGCGCTGCGGTCGATCTTCTCGCCGCGCGCGGTCGCCGCGCTGCCCGACGGGCGCGCCCGCCTCGAGCTCGCCCGCGTCCCCGCCCACGACCTGGCCGCGCTGCTCTACGCCGCCCTCGACCGCGCCCCGCGCGACCCCGCCGACGAGCGCCGGCGCCTCGACGCCGAGCTGCAGGCTGGCCTGGCGCGCGTGCCCGCGGCCGCGCCGACCGCGACCGCGTACCTCGCCGCGGTCACCGACGATCTCGCGGGGCTCCACACCCTGGCCCGCGACCGCGGCCCGGCCCACGCGCTCCACCAGATCGCCCAGGTCACCCGCGCGCTCGACGCCCTCGCCACCGTCACCGAGCCGCTGCGCGTCGCCAGCTTCGCGGCCCGCGCGCTCGGCGACAGCAAGGCCCTGGGCCCCGGCACCGAGCTGGCCCGCGCCGTCGGCGACGCCCTGCTCCGCTTCGACCCGGTCGTCCAGGCCGAGGTCGCCGCGCGCCAGCCTCGGTCGGCCCTGGCCGCGGCCGCGCTCGCGCTCGAGGCCCGGGGCCTGGTGCGCGACCTGACCAGCGTCCTTGTCCACGTGTTCGGCCCGCTCACCTACGCCGTCGGTGAGCTCACGTTCCGCCACGTCGCCGACCACGCCGTGCTCGGCGTCCCGACGCCGCTGTCGCTCGCCCAGCTCCGGACCGCCCGGCTCGTCGACGCGCCCTTCGCCCAGATCACGATCTTCGAGAACCAGGCGCCGTTCCTCGACTACCTCGATCGCGCCGACCCGCGCCGCGAGCTGGTCGTGTGCGCGCGCGGCCAGGCCACCTGGGCGGTGGTCACGCTGGTGCGGCTGTGCGCCGCCACCGGCGCGCCGATCCGCGCCGCGTGCGACCTCGATCGCAGCGGCGTGCTCATCCTGCGCAGCCTCGCCGCCCGCGCCCACGCGCCCATCGCGCCGTGGCACATGGACGCCGCCACCCACGCACGCTTCGCCGCCACCGCCGGCCGCCCCCTCGACCCCGACGAGCGCGACCGGCTCGCGCGCCTGGTCGCCGCCGATCCTCCGGACGCGCCGTGCCACGATCTCCTCCGCGCGATCCACGCCACCGGCCTGTGGATCGAGCAAGAGGCGATCGCCCACCACCTGTGGAACCCGCCGCCGCCGCACGACGACTTCAATAGCAACTCCGGCTGA